In a single window of the Rhizoctonia solani chromosome 16, complete sequence genome:
- a CDS encoding Tyrosine kinase domain protein codes for MEEKSENSKAADIYALGMTILEAMTGSIPYVEVPNEIVVMRKITEGTLPPRPEAHIPISCYRASTLWHLMNQCWSRNPQTRPTAIQVQERVSQLAYSYSDT; via the exons ATGGAAGAGAAATCGGAAAATTCAAAAGCAGCTGATATATACGCGTTGGGGATG ACTATCCTG GAGGCTATGACGGGAAGCATTCCGTATGTGGAAGTACCGAACGAAATAGTGGTGATGAGGAAGATCACAGAAGGAACACTCCCTCCGCGCCCTgaggcgcatatacccattAGTTGTTATCGTGCCAGCACCCTTTGGCACTTAATGAACCAGTGCTGGAGTCGTAATCCCCAGACTCGTCCAACCGCCATTCAGGTGCAGGAGCGGGTCTCTCAACTAGCTTATTCGTATTCAGACACCTGA
- a CDS encoding Tyrosine kinase catalytic domain protein, giving the protein MVSPWMENGDLRSFLHSYPDADRYELCAQMADGVAYLHSQNIVHGDIKGANVLISKEFVLKIADFGTSALKDYTLAFAQTGTKPGMTIRWTASYLHTIMAGYD; this is encoded by the exons ATGGTTTCGCCTTGGATGGAGAATGGTGATCTGCGTAGTTTTCTTCATTCGTATCCTGACGCAGATCGCTACGAGTTG TGTGCTCAAATGGCCGATGGGGTCGCATATCTGCACTCCCAGAACATT GTGCACGGGGACATCAAAGGG GCCAATGTGCTAATATCGAAAGAATTCGTCCTAAAGATTGCGGACTTTGGGACTTCAGCCCTGAAGGACTACACGCTAGCGTTTGCCCAGACTGGGACAAAGCCTGGGATGACGATACGTTGGACGGCAAGCTATTTACACACTATCATGGCTGGCTACGATTAA
- a CDS encoding Serine/threonine-protein kinase, with protein MPSSGGFNGPRRPWVPSIAEVFSSSMYCAGAHERAASMVSDSNIQSTTRMGHPNLTSSVPTSSRNDAPIADQTVLAVTCDKLTYTNVTINRDTADAQTIRQTIASKITSNPSLKFDIYRIASSNAPLGYPLDDDQLLLTCLQERQGVPHFFADLSVIPPHLVVHSNSHQVSHSRVLSSPASLSTIVPATLLMPEPCVQRASDTSSVTRSSPSLPSDSATRHDPVPSRSTHHCQDLITDPGGNIAIPEPAQISPITQPFERQTRRYSVPYWDESPPIIASPGSDHAVSSLLRYRTPQPGQTHMVHGTLYSEPGRMSEAEVIRQNSGYSEGANSRMDAGSYQSQAFMEGPSLHGGCNRTISRRMTVDEVLHELHSHGCKSMSPYVNRSMSGDNPVAYGGFGDIYRGVLNNGAEVSLKCVRLEVDLDDGGQRKIKDAAHELYIWSKCKHPNVLELMGVTQHRGHLAMVSPWMENGDLTRFLVEHPYIDRYNLCAQIADGVAYLHQENVVHGDIKGANILVSKDLTPKITDFGTASRIDCTLKFTETSCSQTVSIRWTAPEVMAETIDKSTPEADVFSLGMTILEVFTGNVPFPGVSTPAVILKLVTGGHPARPEEHIPTGDDRADLLWSLLSDCWAFKPEDRPTADDVKYRMRIIGSI; from the exons ATGCCCTCTTCGGGCGGCTTCAACGGACCACGACGACCATGGGTTCCCTCGATAGCTGAAGTATTTAGCTCTTCGATGTATTGTGCTGGCGCACATGAAAGGGCTGCGAGTATGGTTTCTGATAGCAATATCCAATCGACGACCAGGATGGGTCATCCAAACTTGACCTCCTCGGTGCCAACCAGTTCTCGAAACGACGCACCCATCGCTGATCAAACCGTCCTTGCCGTTACATGCGACAAGTTGACCTACACCAACGTTACTATAAACCGTGACACCGCAGATGCACAGACCATTCGCCAGACGATCGCCTCCAAG ATCACAAGCAATCCGAGCCTCAAGTTTGACATATATCGAATCGCATCCTCCAACGCTCCGCTTGGCTACCCCTTAGACGACGACCAACTGCTCCTCACCTGCCTGCAAGAGCGCCAAGGCGTGCCACACTTCTTCGCTGACCTGTCCGTGATACCCCCTCATTTAGTGGTACATTCAAATTCTCATCAAGTTTCACATTCCCGAGTACTATCATCTCCAGCCTCTTTGTCGACGATAGTTCCTGCCACACTATTAATGCCTGAACCATGTGTCCAACGCGCAAGCGATACGTCATCAGTGACCAGGAGCAGTCCCAGTCTCCCATCCGATTCCGCCACTCGGCATGACCCCGTTCCAAGCCGATCAACCCATCATTGCCAAGACCTGATCACGGACCCTGGCGGCAATATAGCAATACCCGAACCAGCACAAATATCTCCCATCACTCAGCCGTTCGAACGACAGACACGCAGATATTCTGTACCTTACTGGGATGAAAGTCCCCCTATTATCGCTTCTCCCGGTTCAGACCATGCTGTTTCCAGTCTTCTCAGATATCGTACACCTCAACCTGGGCAAACTCACATGGTACATGGAACATTGTATTCCGAACCTGGTAGGATGTCCGAAGCTGAGGTGATCAGGCAAAATTCGGGATACTCGGAAGGCGCAAATTCGAGAATGGATGCTGGCTCTTATCAAAGTCAAGCCTTTATGGAGGGTCCGTCTCTCCATGGGGGCTGTAATAGAACAATCAGCCGAAGGATG ACGGTGGATGAAGTTCTGCATGAACTCCATAGTCATGGATGCAAAAGCATGTCGCCCTATGTAAACAGATCGATGTCTGGCGATAATCCGGTGGCGTATGGTGGTTTTGGAGACATCTATCGCGGAGTACTCAATAATGGAGCAGAGGTCAGCCTGAAGTGTGTGAGGCTGGAGGTCGATTTAGACGACGGTGGGCAAAGGAAGATCAAG GATGCTGCGCACGAGCTATACATTTGGTCGAAGTGTAAGCATCCGAATGTTCTGGAATTAATGGGGGTGACTCAGCACCGTGGTCACCTTGCGATGGTTTCTCCATGGATGGAGAATGGCGACCTTACCCGATTTCTGGTTGAACACCCCTATATCGACCGGTACAACCTG TGTGCGCAAATAGCTGATGGAGTTGCGTATCTACATCAAGAAAATGTG GTCCATGGAGACATAAAAGGG GCAAACATCTTGGTATCAAAGGACCTTACACCCAAGATAACGGACTTTGGCACTGCAAGTCGAATCGATTGCACCCTCAAGTTTACAGAGACTAGTTGTTCTCAAACCGTGTCGATTCGCTGGACG GCTCCCGAAGTTATGGCCGAAACCATCGACAAGAGCACTCCTGAGGCGGATGTGTTTTCGCTTGGGATG ACAATTCTA GAGGTGTTTACAGGAAACGTGCCTTTTCCTGGTGTAAGCACCCCTGCTGTGATCTTGAAGCTTGTGACAGGAGGGCATCCCGCCAGACCGGAAGAGCATATACCAACTGGCGATGATCGGGCAGACCTGTTGTGGTCGCTTCTGTCTGATTGCTGGGCATTTAAACCAGAGGAtagaccaactgcggatgATGTGAAGTACAGA ATGAGAATCATCGGGTCGATATGA